The following coding sequences are from one Parabacteroides pacaensis window:
- a CDS encoding patatin-like phospholipase family protein, which translates to MRKFFILAILSLIVSGNFAQRKKVAVVLSGGGAKGIAHIGALKVIEEAGIPIDYVIGTSMGSIVGGLYSIGYDAKMLDSLARNEKWSFLLSDQVLRQYMSLPERERADKYLVSYPFSKDKDKRLPTGLIKGQNLGILFAGLAIGYEDKDFSKFPIPFACVASDVVNGKKVILDKGSLPEAMRASMAIPGVFTPVRKDSMLLVDGGIVDNFPTDIAKMYGADIIIGVDVQSGYKGIDELNSVADILGQIVDFFSVDEYDNNVKLATVHIHPDLKGYTAADFNPVDVDTFLVRGERAAREKWNELIKVRRQLGLPDSIVPAPYKRYVTLDTIPIGKITFTGSTQKDEYRLLRRAHLKKDGEVTLPELNRSIAELYGTKEYSTIDYSFIGGPRYNLEISMKENPQSLLAFGLRFDSEELASILLNATVNLNTKYSSQISLTGRINVCPYVKVDYSIENNYQKRFNVSYMFQHNDIDFYTHGKKTQNSNFRRQTVELGFADVYWQNFMYQVGLRFEYFNHRSILRNSDDTEIGDARAKGIFSYYGLLKYETYNNSYFPTKGMSVHADYSLYTDNMTTYDGHSPFSALSASYGIAVPLNERFTLLPALYGRVLIGHYVANPYINVIGGTYFGKYLPQQIPFAGINHAEMIDNSVVVLRAGLRYHIGGNHYATAIANGGTQENDFFDLLNGRYMWGGSIGYAYNSKFGPLEAILGVSNWTKKLEVYVSLGYTF; encoded by the coding sequence ATGAGGAAATTTTTCATTTTGGCAATCTTATCGCTAATAGTTTCGGGCAACTTCGCCCAAAGAAAAAAAGTCGCTGTAGTATTAAGTGGTGGAGGCGCAAAAGGGATAGCGCATATCGGTGCGCTAAAGGTAATAGAAGAAGCCGGAATACCCATAGACTATGTAATCGGAACCAGTATGGGGTCTATTGTGGGAGGTTTGTATTCGATAGGGTACGATGCGAAAATGCTTGATTCGTTGGCACGGAATGAAAAGTGGTCATTTTTATTATCCGACCAAGTACTCAGGCAATACATGTCATTACCGGAAAGAGAAAGAGCTGATAAATATTTGGTTTCTTATCCTTTTTCCAAAGATAAAGACAAACGGCTTCCCACCGGACTGATTAAAGGTCAGAATCTGGGAATATTATTTGCCGGGCTAGCTATAGGCTACGAAGATAAAGATTTCTCCAAGTTCCCCATCCCCTTTGCTTGTGTGGCATCTGATGTAGTAAATGGTAAGAAAGTGATCCTCGATAAAGGAAGTTTACCAGAAGCGATGCGTGCCAGTATGGCTATACCGGGAGTATTTACACCGGTTAGAAAGGACAGCATGTTATTGGTAGATGGAGGAATTGTAGATAATTTCCCTACCGATATAGCGAAAATGTATGGGGCTGACATTATTATTGGCGTGGATGTGCAGTCTGGCTATAAAGGGATAGATGAACTCAACTCGGTTGCTGATATTTTAGGACAGATCGTAGATTTCTTTAGTGTGGACGAATACGATAACAATGTAAAACTGGCTACCGTCCATATCCATCCTGACTTGAAAGGATATACTGCTGCCGATTTTAATCCGGTAGATGTGGATACATTTTTAGTGAGAGGAGAGAGAGCCGCAAGAGAAAAATGGAACGAGCTGATAAAAGTACGTCGCCAGTTAGGATTACCGGACAGTATTGTTCCGGCTCCGTATAAAAGATATGTAACATTAGATACTATTCCTATAGGTAAAATCACTTTTACCGGAAGTACACAAAAGGACGAATATCGTTTATTGCGAAGGGCACACTTGAAAAAGGATGGAGAAGTGACTTTACCGGAGCTTAATCGTTCGATAGCAGAATTGTATGGAACCAAAGAATATTCTACGATAGATTATAGTTTTATAGGAGGACCGCGATATAATTTGGAAATTTCGATGAAAGAGAATCCTCAGAGTTTATTAGCTTTCGGTTTGCGGTTTGATTCGGAAGAATTGGCTTCTATATTGTTGAATGCAACTGTTAATTTAAATACAAAATATAGTTCGCAAATATCTCTTACAGGTAGGATAAATGTTTGCCCTTATGTGAAAGTAGATTACTCCATAGAGAACAATTATCAAAAAAGATTCAATGTTTCTTATATGTTCCAGCATAATGATATCGACTTTTATACACATGGTAAAAAAACGCAAAACTCAAATTTCCGTCGTCAAACAGTGGAATTGGGATTTGCTGATGTATATTGGCAAAATTTTATGTATCAAGTAGGTCTACGGTTTGAATATTTTAATCATCGTTCTATCCTTCGGAATAGTGATGATACCGAGATTGGGGATGCTAGAGCAAAGGGAATATTCAGTTATTATGGTTTATTAAAATATGAAACCTATAATAATAGTTACTTTCCAACCAAAGGCATGTCTGTACATGCGGATTATTCACTGTATACAGATAATATGACCACGTATGACGGGCATTCTCCTTTCTCTGCGTTGAGTGCATCCTATGGTATAGCTGTTCCTTTGAACGAACGCTTTACCTTATTACCTGCATTGTATGGTCGCGTATTAATAGGACATTATGTAGCGAATCCTTATATAAATGTAATCGGGGGAACTTATTTTGGAAAGTATCTTCCGCAACAAATACCCTTTGCAGGTATTAACCATGCCGAAATGATCGATAATTCGGTGGTTGTACTGCGCGCAGGACTTCGCTATCATATAGGCGGAAACCATTATGCTACGGCCATTGCGAACGGAGGCACACAGGAAAATGACTTTTTTGATTTATTGAATGGACGTTATATGTGGGGGGGAAGTATAGGGTATGCTTATAATAGTAAGTTCGGTCCTTTGGAAGCTATTTTAGGAGTCTCTAATTGGACAAAGAAATTAGAAGTTTACGTAAGTTTGGGGTATACTTTTTAA
- a CDS encoding rhodanese-like domain-containing protein codes for MKATFFCLLVLLLVTCKVRQVEPKQSFTSYSVAGFDSILHREKVQLVDVRTEPEYKEKAMRGAVNIDVKDSTFINKADSLLDKTIPVAVYCKGGIRSKKAAEKLSVRGYKVYNLAEGFDAWLKEGMPVK; via the coding sequence ATGAAAGCAACGTTTTTCTGTCTGTTAGTTTTGTTATTGGTTACTTGTAAGGTCCGGCAGGTAGAACCGAAACAATCTTTTACCTCTTATTCAGTGGCCGGATTCGATTCGATTTTGCATCGTGAAAAAGTTCAATTGGTAGATGTCCGCACTGAACCCGAGTATAAAGAAAAAGCTATGCGTGGAGCTGTCAATATCGATGTAAAAGATTCTACTTTTATAAACAAAGCCGATTCTTTATTAGATAAAACAATACCTGTTGCCGTATATTGTAAAGGTGGAATCCGGAGTAAGAAAGCAGCGGAAAAGCTTTCGGTACGTGGATACAAGGTTTATAATTTGGCAGAAGGATTTGATGCATGGCTGAAAGAAGGCATGCCTGTAAAGTAA
- a CDS encoding IMP dehydrogenase, whose translation MAVYLNDVSRTFGEYLLIPGLTTKQCVPTNVSLTTPLVKFKKGEKSTIELNIPFVSAIMQAVSDDGLAIELARNGGLSFIFGSQPIASQAEMVRKVKKFKAGFVVSDSNLMPENTLEDVCKLVHKTGHSTIGVTDDGTPNGKLLGMVTSRDYRIGVDDPQKKVKEFMTPYSKLTVGTLGITLSEANQIIWDHKLNTLPIIDKDQRLAYFVFRKDYDSHRAHPNELSDAGDKKLLVGAGINTRDYKERVPALVEAGVDVLCIDSSDGYSEWQSETLKWIKETYEGKVLVGAGNVVDGEGFMYLVNAGADFVKVGIGGGSICITREQKGIGRGQATALMDVARARDEYAKTSGIYVPICSDGGLVHDYHMVLALSMGADFLMMGRYFARFDESPSKKLKIGNNYVKEYWGEGSNRAQNWQRYDMGGSESLKFEEGVDSYVPYAGKMKDNLNVTLGKIKATMCSCGATTIQALQQNAKITLVSSTSIVEGGAHDVILKDQN comes from the coding sequence ATGGCAGTTTACTTAAATGATGTATCAAGAACATTTGGAGAATACTTACTTATCCCGGGTTTAACCACGAAACAGTGTGTTCCCACTAATGTTTCTCTTACAACCCCCCTTGTTAAATTCAAAAAAGGAGAAAAGTCGACCATAGAACTTAATATTCCTTTCGTATCAGCCATTATGCAAGCTGTTTCCGATGACGGACTTGCTATTGAATTAGCACGAAACGGAGGATTGTCCTTTATTTTCGGTTCCCAACCTATTGCTTCACAAGCAGAAATGGTGCGGAAAGTAAAAAAATTCAAAGCAGGGTTTGTAGTAAGCGATTCAAACCTTATGCCGGAAAATACGTTGGAAGATGTTTGCAAATTAGTTCATAAAACAGGGCATTCCACTATCGGCGTAACTGACGATGGCACTCCTAATGGAAAATTATTGGGTATGGTTACCAGCCGTGATTACCGTATCGGGGTAGACGATCCCCAGAAAAAGGTAAAGGAATTTATGACTCCTTATTCCAAATTGACTGTCGGTACATTAGGAATTACTCTTTCCGAAGCAAATCAGATTATTTGGGATCATAAATTGAATACTCTCCCTATTATCGATAAGGACCAGCGTTTGGCTTATTTCGTTTTCCGGAAAGATTATGACAGTCATCGAGCCCATCCTAACGAATTATCGGATGCCGGTGATAAAAAATTACTAGTAGGGGCCGGTATCAATACGCGCGATTATAAAGAACGGGTTCCTGCATTGGTCGAAGCCGGAGTAGACGTATTATGTATCGATTCATCCGACGGATATTCCGAATGGCAATCGGAAACTCTCAAATGGATTAAAGAAACTTATGAAGGAAAAGTATTGGTAGGAGCCGGAAATGTGGTAGACGGAGAAGGTTTTATGTACCTGGTAAATGCAGGAGCCGATTTTGTAAAAGTCGGAATCGGTGGCGGTTCTATCTGTATCACCCGCGAACAAAAAGGAATTGGCCGCGGACAAGCAACGGCACTGATGGATGTGGCACGTGCTCGCGACGAATATGCCAAAACAAGCGGTATCTATGTTCCTATATGTAGTGACGGTGGCTTAGTACACGATTATCACATGGTGCTTGCTTTGTCTATGGGTGCTGATTTCTTAATGATGGGCCGTTATTTTGCACGCTTTGACGAGTCGCCTTCCAAGAAACTGAAGATCGGCAACAATTATGTAAAAGAATATTGGGGTGAAGGTTCTAACCGTGCTCAAAATTGGCAGCGTTACGATATGGGTGGTAGCGAATCCCTAAAATTTGAGGAAGGGGTAGACAGTTATGTTCCTTATGCCGGTAAAATGAAAGATAACCTGAATGTTACGCTCGGTAAGATAAAAGCAACAATGTGTAGTTGCGGAGCTACTACCATACAGGCTCTCCAACAGAATGCCAAAATAACTTTGGTATCTTCTACCAGTATCGTAGAAGGAGGAGCACATGACGTTATCTTAAAAGACCAGAATTAA
- a CDS encoding HdeD family acid-resistance protein, with the protein MKTFFDRINFQVKNWWLSLIIGILFVGLGVLLMFTPLQSYIALSIVFSITMFISGVFEISFAISNRKNLTSWGWYLASGIIDLLIGLYLMYYPAMSMAVLPFLVAFWLMFRGFSGIGYAIDLQRYGTRDWGWYLVFGILAILCSIAILWQPLMGALSVVYIVAFGFLFIGMFRIMLSFELKRLHGNNKALHDEVNAWTDDSVHSRVQY; encoded by the coding sequence ATGAAAACGTTTTTCGATAGGATTAATTTCCAAGTAAAAAACTGGTGGTTATCTCTTATTATAGGGATATTGTTCGTTGGTTTAGGCGTACTCCTTATGTTCACTCCTCTACAAAGTTACATAGCATTAAGCATTGTGTTCAGCATCACTATGTTTATAAGCGGAGTATTTGAAATCTCATTTGCCATAAGCAACCGAAAAAATCTAACCAGTTGGGGCTGGTATCTTGCCAGTGGTATTATCGACTTGCTAATCGGTTTATACCTGATGTATTATCCGGCTATGAGTATGGCTGTTTTACCATTCTTAGTAGCTTTCTGGTTGATGTTCCGCGGATTCTCAGGTATTGGATATGCCATAGACTTACAGCGCTACGGCACACGCGACTGGGGTTGGTACTTGGTATTTGGTATCCTGGCCATTCTTTGTTCTATCGCTATTTTGTGGCAACCTTTAATGGGTGCTCTTTCCGTGGTATATATCGTTGCTTTCGGATTCTTATTTATCGGAATGTTCCGGATTATGCTTTCCTTCGAACTGAAAAGATTGCATGGAAACAACAAAGCCTTGCATGACGAAGTGAATGCTTGGACTGACGATAGCGTTCATAGCCGTGTACAATATTAG
- a CDS encoding amidophosphoribosyltransferase: MSDSIKHECGIAMVRLRKPLAYYQEKYGTYQYGLNKLYLLMEKQHNRGQEGAGLACIKLHAEPGEEYIFRERAIGSGAIQEIFSNIHDLFAKYPPCDLENVDWAAKHLPFIGEMYMGHLRYSTTGRSGISYIHPFLRRSNWKARNLTLCGNFNLTNVDEVFDDIVQHGQHPRSYSDTFIMLEQIGCELDKESQRLYDRYKSEGLTGLDLTRRIETTLDIEQVLKEASSIWDGGYVICGMTGSGDSFAFRDPRGIRPAFYYIDEEVVAVASERPVIQTTFNVPVEQVCELKPGEGIITTQAGEVKIRQIQPPLNYAACSFERIYFSRGSDTDIYKERKQLGKILTRPILEAINYDLENTVFSFIPNTAEVAFYGMMEGMTEYLDRQKIRLIRENKDTLTEEELQRILNRRVRQEKVAIKDIKLRTFIAEGNSRNDLAAHVYDITYGTIRPGVDNLVVIDDSIVRGTTLKQSIIKILDRLNPKKIIIVSSSPQVRYPDCYGIDMSRMGEFIAFRAAVELCKDKGREDVLADVYRKSKAQQGLPKEEIVNYVREIYALFSQEELSAKIAEMLTPEDIQAEVRIVYQTLEGLKEAIPNYPGNWYFSGNYPTPGGNRLVNNAFINYMEGTDNKRCMI, encoded by the coding sequence ATGTCAGACTCGATCAAACATGAATGTGGTATCGCTATGGTGCGATTACGCAAACCACTTGCTTATTATCAGGAAAAGTACGGAACCTACCAGTACGGACTGAACAAGCTTTATCTTCTGATGGAAAAACAGCATAACCGCGGACAAGAAGGAGCGGGCCTTGCTTGCATAAAACTCCATGCCGAACCCGGCGAAGAATATATCTTCCGCGAACGAGCCATAGGGTCCGGCGCTATCCAGGAAATTTTCAGCAACATTCACGACCTGTTTGCCAAATACCCCCCATGCGACCTGGAGAACGTAGACTGGGCTGCCAAACACCTCCCTTTCATCGGAGAAATGTATATGGGACATTTGCGTTACAGCACCACCGGACGTTCCGGAATTTCATATATTCATCCTTTCTTGCGGCGCAGCAATTGGAAAGCACGTAATCTTACCCTCTGTGGAAACTTCAACCTTACCAATGTAGACGAAGTTTTTGACGACATCGTGCAGCACGGCCAACATCCGCGCAGCTATTCCGATACCTTTATTATGCTCGAACAAATCGGATGTGAATTAGATAAAGAAAGCCAACGCCTGTACGACCGCTATAAATCCGAAGGCCTCACAGGTCTCGACCTTACCCGCCGGATAGAAACCACACTCGATATAGAACAAGTATTGAAAGAAGCATCCTCCATCTGGGACGGCGGATATGTAATTTGCGGCATGACGGGAAGCGGCGATAGCTTTGCTTTCCGTGACCCCCGCGGAATCCGCCCTGCCTTTTATTATATAGACGAGGAAGTGGTAGCGGTAGCTTCTGAACGCCCTGTAATCCAGACCACTTTCAATGTACCCGTCGAACAGGTTTGCGAGTTAAAACCCGGCGAAGGAATCATCACCACCCAAGCGGGAGAAGTGAAAATACGTCAGATCCAACCACCCCTTAACTATGCCGCCTGTTCCTTTGAACGTATCTATTTTTCGCGGGGAAGTGATACCGATATTTATAAAGAACGCAAACAACTAGGTAAAATACTAACCCGGCCTATCCTCGAAGCAATTAATTACGACTTGGAAAATACAGTCTTCTCCTTTATCCCCAATACCGCCGAAGTAGCTTTTTACGGCATGATGGAAGGAATGACCGAATACTTGGACCGGCAAAAGATACGCCTCATCCGGGAAAATAAAGACACACTTACCGAAGAAGAATTGCAACGTATTTTAAACAGACGTGTCCGCCAGGAAAAAGTAGCGATCAAAGATATCAAGCTCCGTACCTTCATCGCAGAAGGAAATAGCCGGAACGACCTGGCCGCACACGTATATGATATTACCTACGGTACGATCCGGCCCGGAGTAGATAACCTGGTAGTTATAGACGACAGCATTGTACGCGGTACGACCCTCAAGCAAAGTATCATCAAGATACTGGATCGTTTGAACCCTAAAAAGATAATCATTGTTTCTTCCTCCCCCCAGGTACGTTATCCCGACTGTTATGGCATAGATATGTCCCGCATGGGTGAATTTATTGCTTTCCGGGCTGCCGTGGAACTTTGTAAGGATAAAGGCCGCGAAGACGTGCTTGCCGACGTGTACCGGAAATCCAAAGCACAGCAAGGTTTGCCCAAGGAAGAAATTGTGAATTATGTACGTGAAATATATGCTCTTTTCAGCCAGGAGGAACTATCGGCTAAAATTGCGGAAATGCTTACTCCGGAAGATATACAAGCTGAAGTCCGAATCGTATACCAAACATTGGAGGGCCTGAAAGAAGCAATTCCGAATTATCCGGGCAATTGGTATTTCTCCGGAAACTATCCCACGCCGGGCGGTAACCGCCTTGTCAATAACGCTTTCATCAATTATATGGAAGGGACCGACAATAAACGGTGTATGATTTGA